GGTCTTATAGTATTTATAAGCCGGGCTGTCCGTAAATTTATCAAGGTCGCCGACCTTCCCGAATTTTATGTCTTTAGTTTTTGTTTTTTTGCCTGAGATCTCAAGGGAATTGATTTTGTTTACTATTTCGGAGATATTTTTATCGATTTCTTCGGTAAGCCTGTGGTTTGAACGGGCATAAGCCAGGTTTTTTACCTTATCCCAGGAACTGCCTAAGAGGGTTCTTATTTTTAAGGGTATGTCCGCCTCGCATATTTTATTTACGGTACATTTTTTTCTTGTCATATCTAACCTTAAGTTTTAAATTAAAGCTGTTAAATCCCGATGGGCGAGACAATAATCTTGATTACACAGATTGTAAACTTGGATTATACAGAAACATCGACGGGGTTTAATCATGTGATCTTGGTGAGTCTATAATCTATAAAAAACTTTCGAAATTGATATGCTTATAATACTCTGAATCATTAGCAGCATTAATTTCAGCTTTATCGAAAATATTTTTGTTAAGTTGTTCCTTTACTATTTTACAAAGTTTCTTTTCTAGTAATTTTAGATCTTTTTTAATAATGCCAAAGACTACAAAAATATCAATTCCTGTATATTCGTGAGTTATGCGGTTTCTGAAAGCTTTTATTTCAGCCCAATTTATTTTATGCTTTTTTTTAAGTTCATCGCTTATTTTATTAACATTTTCGCCAATCTGAGTAAGCAATGTTAAGGCAGCATTAAAATTTAATTGATCATTTCTTCTATATAGCTCATCGGCACTTTTGCAATATTTTGTGTAAATATATATCTTCTCTATCGATTCTAATATGTTTAATAAATAGACCAGATCGTTTTTAATGTTTTTCAACATAAATAGCTTCTTTTCTTGCACGGTATAAAATTATTGGGTTTGCATATTTTTCTATTACCATATCAATTTTTTTATTCGTAATTTTTTCAAGTTCTTCTTTAAGGGACAATGCATTTTTGTAGTTAATACTATCTTCAATTAATACATCAATATCTTTTGCTTTTTTTGCTTTAATAAACGAACCAAAAATGCCAATTCTTCTTAGATGATACTTATTTAGAATGTGTTTTTCTGTTATTAAAGATTTGAATATATTAAAGTTTAATTTCATAACAACAAAATACCATAAAAAATAAATAAAATCAAGGCAAAAAAGGATTCTTTCTCAAATATTTTAGGGATTTTTCTAAAAAAAACCACAGGGCTGTAGATACCAGTTCTGTGGTTTTTCTAGAATTAAATCTTGATACCAAAAATGTGGAATGAAGAATTACAAAATTCAAATCCCGCATTCGGGCTTGAGTATTATCCTGCCGTCTGGATAAGGCCGTACAAGAATGTATTGTCGCTCACAGCCTGTGATGCTTCGTTCAGGGAATCTTTGAACGAAGGCAGAGGCGGTTCTGCAAATTCGAGCAACAGGGCTATGATCTCGGAGTAATTGTCACTTCCCAGATCGCGGTATTCCGGCAATGTACCAAGCATCCCGGACATAGACGCAGATATAAGCCCGCTCATGAATGTCTTTAACTGAGCGTTCACGTCTTCTCTGGTGGCTGTTGTCTTCATGTTTGTAAGGATATCTTTGTATCTGGCCCACTTCCTTGATTCGTCTCCATTCGTAGTTTTATCGGCTAGTTTCGATAGTTTCTGTTGGACCAGGAGCATGCCAAGGAACGGATAGTAGGTCTTATCTGCAAAGCCAAGCCCTGCAGGTAATTGATATTCTTTTGGCATAGTATTGATCATCTGGCTTCCGAGAGCTCCATACCAGAACCCGCGTTTTTCATCGAGGTCCTCAATTCCTTTCGATACCAAGGATAATATATTATCGGGAATACTATCCAGGTAGGCGAAATCTTCAGATTTACTAGAAGCTAATCTCCCGCTTATAGTGTCCTGCATCGTAAGCGTTAAAGAAGCGAGCTCAGCTTTTGTTAGTTTGCCTGACATGATCACACCTTTTAAGAAATGCGCTTCAGGTGTTACGGGTTTGTTAAACGCAAGTTTCTGCTTTATGGCATCGGACAGTATCTTGACCAGGTTCACTTCCTTCAAGGACTTAATATGCCCGTCTTTTATGCCGCCGTACAATAAGGCAAGGTTATACTCAAAATTACTCTTTTTTAGGTGGTCGATTATGTTTGTTAATTCAGTGCCGATAGCTACAGGCCCTTCTATATCTATCGTTTGAGTGTTCTCATCTTCACCCGGGAAAACTAAACGGTACCGGACACCTTCTTTATCAGCCGGAAGCGCATTACCTTGCCCGAGCGTGAAAAACTCGATTATCTCATATTTGTTTTTTAAAGCAGGGCCTATAGCAGCCTGTGTTTCTGATAATACGATAGACATATAGCTTGGCAATAAAAGGTCATTTTCTTTTGAGATAACCTGGGCGTCTGTTGCAGCTTTTAAGGCAATAAGGTCGTCTGCGTTTATAGTGCCATTTTCGCTTATATCAAGTTCTGCTCCGGCCAGGTTGCATTCCCTGATAGTACTTATAATACTAGCTTGATTTTTTTGACTCTCATGCCAGTTTTCATCTTTGCCGACTTTATGGCTGTATATTACACGGATGTTCCTTATGCTTGCATAGTCAACTACATCCCGTATATCTTTTGCAGTAAATTTTTTACCTGCAAGAGCTTCTTCCAGATAAGTTAAACGCAGGATATCTCCGTTGACCGCATTAAGCCCGTCAATGTATTTCTTTACAGTGGCAACATCATTGACCTTATTAATATCCATCCAGGCTCCTGAGAAGGAACTCGGGACGCTGGCAGACTCAATGGCTTTTACCCTTGATTCTATCGCGAGAGAATGTATGTAGCTTTCCGCGTTTAAGTCTGTCATAGGATCTACGCTTACCGTATTCTTTAAAGTCTCATTGTCCCAGTAAGAGGCAAGTATCTTTTCGTCTAACTTGCTTTCATAGGAAATCATGGGGGCTACGCCCTGCTTAAGGGTTACGCCCAAATCAAGGAGTTGTTTCTGCATAAGAGTATCTCCGTGAATCTGTCTTAGCGCCAGGATAAAAGCATCTTCATATTCTTCTTTGGTTATAACGGCATCTTGAAAATTAAGGAGTATCGCCGGCGCTGAGTTCCCTTCCTTTGAGGTAATCTCTGCTGCTTCAATAGTAAACGATTTGTTATTGACTGAAAGGAGAGTACCACCCTGTTTCCCGAGAACCATAGGTCGCGCCTTAAGGTTGTAATCCAGCCGCTTAACAGACCACAGCGGGTTGACCAACCCGGTTTTATTAACCACCTGTGCTGCCTTATTAATGTCCTCATCAGTGATACCGTTGTCAAAATTCGAGAGCCAGTGTACAACCACTCCTATCAGACCGGGTTCCAGCGCTCTTAACTTTGCTGTTTTGTCCAATATACCCTGTATTATACCAGGAAGCCTCGCGGGAGCTGCGGCGGTCGTACTTGCTTGTTTAACCGCATGCACGACATTCGCCTTCACGCC
This genomic stretch from Candidatus Liberimonas magnetica harbors:
- a CDS encoding nucleotidyltransferase domain-containing protein, whose amino-acid sequence is MKLNFNIFKSLITEKHILNKYHLRRIGIFGSFIKAKKAKDIDVLIEDSINYKNALSLKEELEKITNKKIDMVIEKYANPIILYRARKEAIYVEKH
- a CDS encoding DUF86 domain-containing protein, encoding MLKNIKNDLVYLLNILESIEKIYIYTKYCKSADELYRRNDQLNFNAALTLLTQIGENVNKISDELKKKHKINWAEIKAFRNRITHEYTGIDIFVVFGIIKKDLKLLEKKLCKIVKEQLNKNIFDKAEINAANDSEYYKHINFESFL